In one window of Arachis ipaensis cultivar K30076 chromosome B06, Araip1.1, whole genome shotgun sequence DNA:
- the LOC110263789 gene encoding uncharacterized protein LOC110263789 has product MLSIDGTHLYGKYGGTLLVAITQDGNSNILPVAFALVEGENAESWSFFLSYLREHVTPQPGLLVISDRHNGIKAALEAPDGGWLPPAAYRAFCIRHVASNFALTFKGKDARRLLVNAAYAKTEVEFDYWFDILRSENPAMCDWANRIEYSLWTQYCDAGRRFGHMTTNISECVNSILKGVRNLPVCSLVKATYGRLAELFVRKGREAEAQMGTGQQFSQYLVKCIEANLKTARCFTVTVYDRDNSEYTVAETTPTGSFSLGTYRVSLGSKTCDCGYFQALHFPCPHALACCAYSRLTWQPYVHEVYRLSSVFGVYQMGFTPPITEGFWPPYAGPTVIPDPNMRRAREGRPRSTRIRTNMDEADPNRPKRCGLCRQPGHTRRSCPQGAGPSGTAGNQ; this is encoded by the coding sequence ATGCTGAGTATTGATGGTACCCATCTATATGGGAAGTATGGGGGAACACTGCTAGTCGCCATTACACAGGACGGAAACTCGAACATCCTCCCCGTGGCATTTGCACTAGTcgagggtgagaatgctgagtcatggtctttctttctttcctaccTCCGTGAGCACGTGACACCTCAGCCGGGTCTGTTAGTTATTTCAGATAGGCATAATGGCATAAAGGCAGCACTCGAGGCTCCGGATGGGGGATGGCTACCCCCAGCTGCGTACCGGGCGTTCTGCATTCGACACGTTGCATCGAACTTTGCATTGACGTTCAAGGGAAAAGATGCCCGGAGGCTTCTTGTTAACGCCGCATATGCGAAGACTGAAGTGGAGTTCGACTACTGGTTTGACATTCTGCGCTCTGAGAATCCGGCAATGTGTGACTGGGCGAACCGAATCGAGTATTCGTTGTGGACACAGTACTGTGATGCGGGTCGGAGATTCGGGCACATGACGACCAATATTTCTGAATGTGTCAACTCAATCCTGAAGGGGGTAAGAAACCTCCCTGTTTGCTCGCTGGTGAAGGCCACATACGGAAGGCTAGCTGAGCTATTTGTCCGTAAGGGAAGGGAGGCCGAGGCTCAGATGGGTACTggacaacaattcagtcaatACCTAGTAAAGTGTATCGAGGCCAACCTGAAGACAgccaggtgcttcacggtgactgtTTACGACAGGGATAACTCGGAATACACCGTTGCTGAGACGACTCCGACAGGTTCATTCTCCCTTGGTACGTACAGGGTCTCGTTAGGTTCTAAGACTTGTGATTGTGGATACTTCCAAGCACTTCATTTTCCCTGTCCACACGCACTGGCATGTTGTGCTTATTCACGACTTACATGGCAGCCCTACGTCCACGAGGTCTATCGCCTGAGTTCCGTTTTCGGTGTCTATCAGATGGGATTTACACCACCCATTACAGAGGGTTTCTGGCCACCTTATGCAGGGCCAACCGTTATACCGGATCCGAATATGAGGCGTGCGCGGGAGGGTCGTCCTAGATCCACAAGAATCCGCACCAACATGGATGAAGCAGATCCGAACCGGCCAAAGAGATGTGGCCTCTGCAGGCAGCCAGGTCACACCAGGCGTAGTTGTCCACAAGGCGCAGGCCCCAGCGGGACTGCTGGAAATCAATAG